The Panicum hallii strain FIL2 chromosome 9, PHallii_v3.1, whole genome shotgun sequence genome has a window encoding:
- the LOC112874004 gene encoding uncharacterized protein LOC112874004, translating to MAGWSNSTGTGTGGGGRGAGGRGFTNRHFTNYNSDMIHGGSSGGGGGRWRGDRSRGRPPPQPHYCYRPVDAAHRQAQPVSEQQAASSTSSRIQQRTYPIPTADKSSASGTAAPPSTREPDDKATRSAANFECNVCFDMAAEPVVTKCGHLFCWECLYQWLHVHSNHRECPVCKGQVADDAIIPIYGRGGSAASVDNAPPRPTGARVESSRQQQLLPTFPPTVHVDDDEEDPFDFPGMMNFGFGATATSLRDAVMSFMPPSFQDMALEEFDDYYYEYDTDDFDEVYDYNWLGFPVFGSAGAEAGNPISSQAHADMINIRNNIVGATTGIYHQQEVGYPGANPHNRGRRRRNRARPSADNSSTNGMVMGGAFYRDNGASYNVSAGASSRPNGGWVERRGRSSRNSNAAGGRGGMQDSRRQRTHYN from the coding sequence ATGGCCGGCTGGAGCAATTCcaccggcaccggcaccggcggtggcgggcgaggagcaggaggaagaggcTTCACGAATCGCCACTTTACTAATTATAACAGTGACATGATCCACGGTGgttccagcggcggcggcggcggcaggtggaGAGGAGACAGGTCGAGGGGGAGGCCACCTCCACAGCCTCACTATTGCTACCGCCCTGTAGATGCTGCTCATCGccaagcccaacctgtatctgAACAACAGGCTGCATCCTCCACTTCCAGTCGCATCCAACAGCGAACATATCCGATCCCGACGGCAGACAAGTCATCCGCCTCCGGAACTGCGGCTCCTCCCAGCACCAGGGAGCCCGATGACAAGGCTACCCGCAGTGCCGCCAACTTTGAGTGCAACGTCTGCTTTGACATGGCTGCCGAACCCGTCGTCACCAAGTGCGGCCATCTCTTCTGCTGGGAGTGCCTCTATCAGTGGCTCCATGTTCACTCCAACCACCGTGAGTGCCCTGTCTGCAAGGGCCAGGTCGCCGATGACGCGATCATACCCATCTATGGGCGTGGTGGCTCTGCAGCCTCTGTAGACAACGCACCGCCAAGGCCCACCGGAGCCAGAGTTGAGAGCTccaggcagcagcagctgctgccaACTTTCCCTCCCACCGTACATGTGGATGATGATGAGGAAGACCCCTTTGATTTCCCAGGCATGATGAACTTTGGTTTTGGAGCTACAGCTACCTCACTCAGAGATGCTGTCATGAGCTTCATGCCTCCCAGCTTTCAAGACATGGCGCTTGAAGAGTTTGATGACTACTACTATGAGTATGACACCGATGACTTTGATGAGGTCTATGACTACAATTGGCTGGGTTTTCCAGTGTTTGGATCTGCTGGGGCTGAGGCTGGCAATCCCATTTCTTCACAGGCACATGCTGATATGATCAATATTAGGAACAACATTGTTGGCGCTACCACTGGCATCTATCATCAGCAAGAAGTTGGCTACCCTGGTGCGAACCCTCATAACAGAGGGAGACGTCGCCGTAATCGTGCAAGGCCATCAGCAGATAACTCGAGCACCAACGGGATGGTGATGGGTGGTGCTTTCTACCGCGACAACGGTGCCAGTTATAATGTTAGTGCAGGTGCTTCTTCTCGGCCTAACGGCGGCTGGGTtgagagaagaggaagaagcagcAGGAATTCAAATGCAGCTGGTGGAAGAGGAGGGATGCAGGATAGCAGGAGACAGAGGACACATTACAATTGA
- the LOC112874006 gene encoding uncharacterized protein LOC112874006: MRPAAAAASTGGFHLLLPASHRRSPPLPSLPISSTRGGGKGKLRAAAEAAPGDVVVAGGGGGALLGRPLEDVYKVRVERGAAARARAEALRVMETWSSWRTGGRCRMPWDWQVDQLVYIVSGEVKVIPAGAVHGDDYMHFVAGDLVRYPRWFEADLYFDGPYEERYRFLAYGDDN; this comes from the coding sequence TGCCCGCGTCGCACAGGCGGTCGCCTCCGCTTCCTAGTCTTCCAATCAGCTCTACTAGAGGAGGAGGAAAAGGAAAGCTACGAGCCGCCGCAGAAGCGGCACCGGGAGACGTCGTcgtcgctggcggcggcggcggcgcgctgctGGGGCGCCCCCTGGAGGACGTGTACAAGGTGCGCGtggagcgcggcgcggcggcgcgggcgcgcgcggaggcGCTGCGCGTGATGGAGACGTGGTCGTCGTGGCGCACGGGCGGGCGGTGCCGGATGCCGTGGGACTGGCAGGTGGACCAGCTCGTGTACATCGTGTCCGGGGAGGTCAAGGTGATCCCCGCCGGCGCCGTCCACGGCGACGACTACATGCACTTCGTCGCCGGGGACCTCGTCAGGTACCCGCGCTGGTTCGAGGCCGACCTCTACTTCGACGGCCCCTACGAGGAGCGCTACCGCTTCCTCGCCTACGGAGACGACAACTAG